One Brassica napus cultivar Da-Ae chromosome C4, Da-Ae, whole genome shotgun sequence genomic region harbors:
- the LOC106434807 gene encoding ATP-dependent RNA helicase DEAH13-like, which yields MKGDDSILDLMPPRKKHNKGPNKKRKLKKLEEDREKELLSAKTSKLLDKYKISQDVSSLFQSSKAIGRSDKKLEKRMRPMQLSKAGVLSDEPVKENDNSDSCMDEPTTPEIHIPTLHTDSHQLIHPNELDSKVMIISAEESREEECSFMKLVLVQSKLILEVGLLVLHSHVVLLSVLATAERVAHELGVHLSQGVGFKVIAGSIDFKRSLSYRGILHTPTSHPPTYLAS from the exons ATGAAGGGAGACGATTCGATCTTAGATTTAATGCCTCCAAGGAAGAAGCATAATAAAGGACCCAACAAG AAACGGAAGCTGAAGAAACTTGAGGAAGACAGGGAGAAAGAGCTCCTCTCTGCAAAAACTTCCAAGTTGTTAGA CAAGTATAAAATATCTCAGGATGTGTCTTCGCTTTTCCAATCTTCAAAAGCCATAGGTAGA TCTGATAAGAAGCTGGAGAAACGCATGAGACCAATGCAACTATCTAAAGCTGGTGTTTTGTCTGATGAACCAGTCAAGGAAAATGACAACTCTGATTCATGTATGGACGAGCCTACCACACCTGAAATCCATATCCCAACTCTTCATACTGATTCTCACCAACTTATTCATCCCAATGAACTCGATTCCAAAGTAATGATAATCTCTGCTGAAGAGTCCCGTGAAGAAGAATG TTCCTTTATGAAGCTGGTTTTGGTTCAAAGCAAGTTAATTCTCGAAGTGGGGTTATTGGTATTACACAGCCACGTCGTGTTGCTGTCCGTCCTCGCCACTGCCGAGAGGGTGGCTCATGAGCTTGGTGTTCACCTCAGTCAAGGAGTCGGTTTCAAAG TGATTGCAGGCAGCATAGATTTTAAAAGATCTTTAAGCTACAGAGGCATTCTTCATACACCCACCAGTCATCCTCCAACTTATTTGGCTTCCTAA
- the LOC106446731 gene encoding uncharacterized protein LOC106446731: protein MLPALNAVKKLQRTVSALQCTRCSNTNAVGVLRYRVELAIADDTAEGVFVCFDGVMTKLHNLRASEAGQMLAEEGVNPKDAVVPPFITDMEGKTFTFQVRVSACNFTAHHQTFTITRILNEHERIPVPDFVVDGGDDADDDDKPDGSPVPVQTETGESSIDAAKNGDDNTDGLAPENIVHPANKEAKKARVV, encoded by the exons ATGTTGCCTGCTCTAAATGCAGTAAAAAAATTGCAGCGTACAGTCTCTGCTTTGCAGTGTACGCGATGCAGTAATACCAATGCTGTCGGAGTTCTTCG CTATCGTGTTGAGTTGGCAATTGCTGATGATACTGCTGAAGGTGTGTTCGTGTGTTTTGATGGGGTGATGACTAAGCTACACAACCTCAGAGCAAGTGAAGCCGGTCAGATGTTG GCTGAGGAAGGAGTGAATCCTAAGGATGCTGTGGTGCCTCCATTTATCACGGACATGGAAGGAAAAACATTCACATTCCAAGTCAGGGTTAGTGCATGTAACTTCACTGCTCATCATCAGACATTCACCATCACCCGCATTCTCAACGAGCATGAGCGTATTCCAGTTCCTGACTTTGTTGTCGAT GGGGGAGAcgatgctgatgatgatgacaaGCCAGATGGTAGTCCAGTTCCTGTTCAGACGGAAACTGGAGAGAGCAGTATTGATGCAGCTAAGAATGGTGACGACAACACAGATGGTCTTGCGCCTGAGAATATTGTCCACCCAGCTAATAAGGAGGCCAAGAAAGCACGTGTTGTTTGA
- the LOC125586210 gene encoding uncharacterized protein LOC125586210: MATRVFFSDLKAGGKCSSVVEARLLRYWESRNVKRGGELMWVDMLLIDVNSTIMHATIYDNRLPRFRSKLAAGKMFSISGFDVARCAQNYRLTDSPLLLRFSDLTDFDELTEPVSPLPQEGFRFCNHSELAGLANTNTQLPGEITAVKSTVNDTLGEKDRGLFLNATSGTHIYFDKETNAGEVYFYT; this comes from the exons ATGGCTACCAGAGTTTTCTTCTCAGATTTGAAGGCCGGCGGCAAGTGTTCATCCGTCGTCGAGGCGAGACTCTTGCGATACTGGGAATCCCGGAATGTGAAACGCGGCGGCGAGTTGATGTGGGTTGACATGCTCTTGATCGACGTTAAT TCGACCATAATGCATGCCACCATCTATGATAACCGCCTTCCGAGATTCCGGTCTAAGCTCGCAGCCGGAAAGATGTTTTCTATATCTGGTTTCGATGTTGCCCGGTGTGCTCAGAATTACCGTCTCACCGACTCTCCTTTGCTGCTCCGGTTTAGTGATTTAACCGATTTTGATGAGTTAACAGAGCCGGTTTCGCCTTTGCCACAAGAAGGCTTCCGGTTCTGCAATCATTCTGAGTTAGCCGGATTGGCTAACACAAACACACAGCTCCCGG GTGAGATCACAGCTGTTAAGAGTACCGTTAACGACACTCTTGGAGAGAAGGACC GTGGTTTGTTCCTCAATGCAACATCAGGGACACACATCTACTTTGACAAGGAGACCAACGCAGGAGAAGTTTACTTCTACACTTAA
- the LOC106375863 gene encoding probable folate-biopterin transporter 9, chloroplastic isoform X1 has product MNNPLLLSISNPVKLLKPSTIPYGRSRNTTTNKKHQHQSRTLVVNSNTRSRTTLTSCSLSVVRGRNNNGGGGFAETKVGRRDQGNAVLLCAVGYWVQGSRCFPWLALNFHMSHCLNLKPSTLQLVQYTAILPMVAKPLYGVLSDVLYIGGARRVPYISIGVLLQGLAWGSLAIFPGSREALPSLLGLALLSNLGASIAEVAQDALVAEYGLRYQMNGLQSYALMASAVGGILGNLLGGYCLLKTPPRILFLAFTAILSLQLTVSLSSREESFGLPRIRETSLKKQFTDLMGVIQGDEVSQPLTWIIASIAMVPPLSGSVFCYQTQVLNLDPWVIGMSKVIGQLMLLCLTVVYDRYLKKTLPMRPLVHIVQLLYALSLLFDYILVKQINVTFGISNKAFVLCFSSVAEILAQFKILPFSVLLANMCPGGCEGSITSFLASALCLSSIVSGFAGVGMANAIGVTCNNYANLPAGILMQSLTAMLPLWFIHYVPMSENGVEREGKRALSKRSRRSRRVGRVVGQEIFAYRRERDAEAQT; this is encoded by the exons ATGAACAATCCATTATTGTTATCCATCTCAAACCCAGTAAAGCTCTTGAAACCATCAACAATCCCCTACGGAAGAAGCCGAAACACCACCACTAACAAGAAACATCAGCATCAAAGCAGAACCCTTGTAGTAAATTCCAACACGAGATCAAGAACAACATTGACCAGTTGTAGTCTCTCGGTAGTTAGAGGGAGAAACAACAATGGTGGTGGGGGCTTTGCTGAAACGAAAGTGGGTAGAAGAGATCAAGGAAACGCGGTTTTGCTATGTGCTGTAGGGTATTGGGTTCAAGGGTCAAGGTGTTTCCCATGGCTTGCACTTAACTTTCACATGTCTCATTGCCTTAACCTCAAGCCATCGACGCTTCAGCTTGTGCAGTACACTGCTATTCTTCCCATGGTGGCTAAACCTCTCTATGGAGTCCTCTCAGATGTTCTGTACATCGGTGGTGCTCGTAGAGTTCCTTACATCTCCATTGGAG TGCTTTTGCAAGGTTTAGCATGGGGTTCATTAGCAATATTCCCCGGTTCTCGAGAAGCTCTTCCTTCACTTTTGGGACTTGCTTTGCTTAGTAACCTTGGAGCATCCATTGCTGAAGTTGCACAAGACGCATTAGTTGCTGAGTACGGTTTAAGATACCAAATGAATGGTCTTCAGTCCTATGCCCTCATGGCTTCAGCTGTTGGAGGAATCCTTGGAAACCTACTTGGTGGATATTGCTTGCTCAAGACACCTCCTAGAATCTTGTTCCTTGCTTTCACAGCTATCTTGTCTCTTCAGCTCACTGTTTCTCTGTCCTCCAGAGAAGAATCATTTGGCCTACCACGGATAAGAGAGACAAGTTTAAAGAAACAGTTTACAGATCTTATGGGAGTTATTCAGGGAGATGAAGTCTCTCAGCCATTAACTTGGATCATAGCTTCCATTGCAATGGTGCCTCCTCTCTCAGGATCAGTCTTCTGCTACCAAACTCAAGTTCTGAATCTTGATCCTTGGGTTATAGGAATGTCAAAGGTTATTGGACAGTTGATGCTTCTATGTTTAACCGTGGTTTACGATCGTTACTTGAAGAAGACGCTTCCCATGAGGCCACTGGTCCATATAGTCCAGCTCCTATATGCATTGTCATTACTCTTTGATTACATTTTGGTGAAGCAAATAAATGTAACGTTTGGAATCTCCAACAAGGCTTTTGTGCTTTGCTTTTCAAGTGTGGCTGAGATTCTTGCACAGTTCAAGATTCTTCCGTTTTCTGTCTTGCTAGCAAACATGTGCCCTGGAGGATGTGAAGGATCCATTACTTCTTTCTTAGCTTCAGCTCTGTGTTTGTCATCGATAGTTAGCGGGTTTGCTGGAGTTGGGATGGCTAATGCGATCGGTGTAACGTGTAATAACTACGCAAACTTGCCTGCAGGAATCTTGATGCAGTCTTTGACAGCTATGTTGCCTTTGTGGTTTATTCATTATGTTCCAATGTCAGAGAATGGGGTTGAGAGAGAAGGTAAGAGAGCTTTGAGTAAGAGAAGTAGGAGGAGTAGACGTGTAGGAAGAGTAGTTGGACAGGAGATTTTCGCTTACCGTCGAGAAAGAGATGCAGAAGCACAAACATAA
- the LOC106375863 gene encoding probable folate-biopterin transporter 9, chloroplastic isoform X2: MFCTSVVLVEFLTSPLEVSLAWGSLAIFPGSREALPSLLGLALLSNLGASIAEVAQDALVAEYGLRYQMNGLQSYALMASAVGGILGNLLGGYCLLKTPPRILFLAFTAILSLQLTVSLSSREESFGLPRIRETSLKKQFTDLMGVIQGDEVSQPLTWIIASIAMVPPLSGSVFCYQTQVLNLDPWVIGMSKVIGQLMLLCLTVVYDRYLKKTLPMRPLVHIVQLLYALSLLFDYILVKQINVTFGISNKAFVLCFSSVAEILAQFKILPFSVLLANMCPGGCEGSITSFLASALCLSSIVSGFAGVGMANAIGVTCNNYANLPAGILMQSLTAMLPLWFIHYVPMSENGVEREGKRALSKRSRRSRRVGRVVGQEIFAYRRERDAEAQT; the protein is encoded by the exons ATGTTCTGTACATCGGTGGTGCTCGTAGAGTTCCTTACATCTCCATTGGAGGTTA GTTTAGCATGGGGTTCATTAGCAATATTCCCCGGTTCTCGAGAAGCTCTTCCTTCACTTTTGGGACTTGCTTTGCTTAGTAACCTTGGAGCATCCATTGCTGAAGTTGCACAAGACGCATTAGTTGCTGAGTACGGTTTAAGATACCAAATGAATGGTCTTCAGTCCTATGCCCTCATGGCTTCAGCTGTTGGAGGAATCCTTGGAAACCTACTTGGTGGATATTGCTTGCTCAAGACACCTCCTAGAATCTTGTTCCTTGCTTTCACAGCTATCTTGTCTCTTCAGCTCACTGTTTCTCTGTCCTCCAGAGAAGAATCATTTGGCCTACCACGGATAAGAGAGACAAGTTTAAAGAAACAGTTTACAGATCTTATGGGAGTTATTCAGGGAGATGAAGTCTCTCAGCCATTAACTTGGATCATAGCTTCCATTGCAATGGTGCCTCCTCTCTCAGGATCAGTCTTCTGCTACCAAACTCAAGTTCTGAATCTTGATCCTTGGGTTATAGGAATGTCAAAGGTTATTGGACAGTTGATGCTTCTATGTTTAACCGTGGTTTACGATCGTTACTTGAAGAAGACGCTTCCCATGAGGCCACTGGTCCATATAGTCCAGCTCCTATATGCATTGTCATTACTCTTTGATTACATTTTGGTGAAGCAAATAAATGTAACGTTTGGAATCTCCAACAAGGCTTTTGTGCTTTGCTTTTCAAGTGTGGCTGAGATTCTTGCACAGTTCAAGATTCTTCCGTTTTCTGTCTTGCTAGCAAACATGTGCCCTGGAGGATGTGAAGGATCCATTACTTCTTTCTTAGCTTCAGCTCTGTGTTTGTCATCGATAGTTAGCGGGTTTGCTGGAGTTGGGATGGCTAATGCGATCGGTGTAACGTGTAATAACTACGCAAACTTGCCTGCAGGAATCTTGATGCAGTCTTTGACAGCTATGTTGCCTTTGTGGTTTATTCATTATGTTCCAATGTCAGAGAATGGGGTTGAGAGAGAAGGTAAGAGAGCTTTGAGTAAGAGAAGTAGGAGGAGTAGACGTGTAGGAAGAGTAGTTGGACAGGAGATTTTCGCTTACCGTCGAGAAAGAGATGCAGAAGCACAAACATAA
- the LOC106375862 gene encoding histone-lysine N-methyltransferase family member SUVH2, with product MNTPFAFPDLNRSPPAAAMMSLPPRLHVKAEPIDDPTPPPTLTPSDICAEYYSLCERVASALAERNAAPLLSKPDSNPLAIVPVPDEKPRLHPPPPIQTPPGSGDSGALSSRLPPKFQRPQELARVASLGREDHIHRREIVKRTRAIYDALRLHIIAEEMRLPGRRRKPRADYKASTLMRERGLWLNQDKHVVGLIPGVEIGDMFLYRLELCVVGLHGQPQAGIDYLTAHRSSNGEPIATSIIVSGGYEDDEDTGEVLVYSGHGGQDKLHRQCQHQRLESGNLAMERSMHYGIEVRVIRGFKYDNVVSSKVYVYDGLYRIVEYWFDVGKSGFGVFKFKLVRIEGQGEMGSRRMKFAQALRTKPLAVRPNGYITFNLSGGKENVPVYLYNDIDFDREPEGYDYLAISAITNLISAHGGANRGCECKYSCGNDCFCARRNGGELPYDGDGTLLKGKPVVFECGALCACGPSCKNRVTQKGLSKRLEVFRSRETGWGVRTLDFIQAGAFICEYAGVVLTREQAKIVSMNGDPLLYPGRFTKKWSSLGDLSQVYPEYVQPSYPSLPQIDFAMDVSKLRNVASYISHSKESNVMAQFVLHDHSNLMYPRVMLFALENISPLTELSLDYGLDDKLEERLAICN from the coding sequence ATGAATACTCCATTCGCATTTCCAGACCTTAACCGCTCGCCCCCCGCCGCCGCGATGATGTCACTGCCTCCGAGACTACACGTCAAGGCCGAACCAATTGACGATCCTACCCCTCCTCCTACTCTCACCCCCTCCGATATCTGCGCCGAATACTACAGCCTCTGCGAACGTGTCGCTTCCGCATTGGCAGAGCGAAACGCCGCCCCCCTCCTCTCCAAACCGGATTCCAATCCCCTCGCGATCGTCCCCGTACCGGACGAAAAACCCCGCCTCCACCCTCCTCCACCGATCCAAACCCCGCCGGGATCAGGAGACAGCGGCGCTCTCTCCTCCCGCCTCCCGCCGAAGTTCCAGAGACCGCAGGAGCTCGCGAGGGTCGCCTCCCTAGGGCGCGAAGACCATATACACCGCAGAGAGATCGTGAAACGGACTCGAGCGATCTACGACGCTCTCCGCCTCCATATAATCGCGGAGGAGATGCGGCTCCCCGGTCGGCGGCGTAAACCTAGAGCCGATTACAAGGCCTCGACTCTGATGAGGGAGCGCGGACTGTGGCTGAACCAGGACAAACACGTCGTGGGTTTGATTCCCGGCGTTGAGATTGGAGACATGTTTCTTTACCGTTTGGAGCTATGTGTGGTTGGCCTACACGGCCAGCCGCAAGCTGGGATTGATTATCTAACGGCTCACCGGAGCTCAAACGGTGAGCCTATAGCCACTAGCATTATCGTCTCAGGCGGTTACGAGGACGATGAGGATACAGGGGAGGTTCTTGTTTACTCAGGGCACGGTGGGCAGGACAAACTCCACAGGCAGTGTCAGCACCAGAGGCTGGAAAGTGGGAACCTTGCGATGGAGAGGAGTATGCATTACGGTATCGAAGTTAGGGTGATTCGTGGGTTTAAGTATGATAACGTCGTTAGCTCGAAGGTGTATGTGTACGATGGGTTGTATAGGATTGTAGAGTACTGGTTTGATGTTGGCAAGTCAGGGTTTGGGGTGTTTAAGTTTAAGTTAGTTAGGATCGAAGGACAGGGTGAGATGGGGAGTAGGAGGATGAAGTTTGCTCAAGCGCTTAGAACTAAGCCCTTGGCGGTTAGGCCTAATGGGTATATAACGTTTAACCTTTCTGGTGGTAAGGAGAATGTTCCGGTTTATCTGTATAACGACATTGATTTTGACCGTGAACCGGAGGGGTATGACTACTTAGCGATATCTGCCATCACTAATTTGATTTCTGCTCATGGAGGGGCTAACCGGGGTTGTGAGTGTAAGTACTCCTGCGGTAATGATTGTTTTTGCGCGAGGAGGAATGGCGGTGAGCTTCCTTATGATGGCGACGGGACGCTGTTGAAGGGTAAGCCTGTGGTGTTTGAGTGTGGGGCTTTGTGTGCGTGTGGTCCGAGCTGTAAGAACCGTGTGACGCAGAAAGGGTTGAGTAAGAGGCTGGAGGTTTTCAGATCCAGGGAAACTGGTTGGGGTGTTAGGACATTGGATTTCATTCAAGCCGGGGCCTTCATCTGTGAGTATGctggggtggttctcacaagaGAGCAAGCCAAGATTGTATCAATGAATGGGGATCCTCTTCTCTATCCGGGTCGGTTCACAAAGAAATGGAGTAGTTTGGGTGATTTATCTCAGGTTTACCCGGAGTATGTTCAGCCGAGTTATCCTTCTCTTCCGCAGATTGACTTTGCAATGGATGTGTCGAAGTTAAGAAACGTGGCTTCTTACATTAGTCACAGCAAAGAATCAAATGTGATGGCGCAGTTTGTATTACATGACCATAGTAACTTGATGTACCCTCGGGTCATGCTTTTTGCCCTGGAGAATATCTCTCCGTTAACCGAGCTAAGCCTGGACTATGGGTTGGACGATAAGCTGGAAGAGCGGCTCGCCATCTGTAATTGA
- the LOC106374408 gene encoding protein CHROMATIN REMODELING 35, with protein MVGTDQSLPFSTARNLPWILRSESKRISQSELAKRPDPFFLPDLLDGFEESKYGWLADDVKRLCELKRKLLNGSVSVEETETRQKKEKPDDVLSQESVTIGGCSGSESYNEEDSSKTPTDDDNGTHLYGVGEEEEEAELWRQMAFAQESSKVTVENVQDNDPKQIEDCEHSFIYKDDVGEVCRVCGLIKTPIESIIEVVYYKPKRSRRTYTREQEEDTETTRMDFTETHHSSSHPNNILGDKMFIHPRHDNEMRPHQIEGFKFLCNNLASNEPGGCILAHAPGSGKTFLLISFLQSFMAMDPQAKPLIVLPKGIIESWKREFTKWAVEDIPLYDLYSVKAESRRQQLKVLREWVEERSILFLGYQQFAKIICDDSINIDDEVSEDCKRILLEKPTLLILDEGHTSRNKETNLLISLARVKTRRKVVLTGTLFQNNVEEVFNILNLVRPKFLKRHREIVSRIMSKAEIPSGKHMNQSSIENTFFAAVELTLSRESSAKASMIKDLREMTRHVLHYHKADFKGLLPGLSEFTVMLNLSPLQRDEIKGLREMDLFKQISLGAALYIHPKLKAFLEANPSNGEKGFADNLLKKLDTLLKKINVKDGAKMKFFLNLVSLCESTGEKLLVFSHYIIPLKTLERLMTLTKRWRVGKEMFTITGDSSSGEREMSMERFNTSPDARVFFGSIKACGEGISLVGASRVLILDVHLNPSVTQQAVARAYRPGQKRRVYAYRLVAADSPEEESYETCSRKEMMSKMWFEWNVGCGGGRDEFGFRGVDVDQSGDVFLETTKMKEDIKSLYTR; from the exons ATGGTGGGTACTGATCAGTCTCTACCATTCTCAACGGCGAGGAACTTGC CTTGGATTTTGAGGTCGGAGAGCAAGAGGATTAGCCAGTCAGAACTCGCCAAGCGTCCTGACCCGTTCTTTCTACCGGATCTACTTGATGGGTTTGAAGAGAGCAAATACGGTTGGCTTGCTGATGATGTGAAGAGGCTTTGTGAGCTCAAAAGGAAACTCTTGAACGGTTCTGTCTCAGTGGAAGAGACAGAAACTAGACAGAAGAAGGAAAAACCAGATGATGTGTTGTCTCAAGAATCAGTAACT ATTGGAGGTTGCTCAGGATCTGAAAGTTATAACGAGGAGGATTCATCCAAGACTCCTACAGATGATGACAATGGAACTCATCTGTATGGagtaggagaagaagaagaagaagcagaactTTGGAGGCAGATGGCATTTGCTCAAGAATCATCTAAA GTAACGGTAGAGAATGTACAAGACAACGATCCCAAACAAATCGAAGACTGCGAGCACTCCTTCATCTACAAGGATGACGTTGGAGAAGTCTGCCGTGTTTGTGGACTCATCAAAACACCAATCGAAAGCATCATCGAAGTTGTCTACTACAAG CCCAAGAGATCAAGAAGAACTTACACACGCgaacaagaagaagacacaGAAACAACGAGGATGGACTTCACAGAAACCCACCACTCTTCTTCTCATCCCAACAACATCTTAGGAGACAAGATGTTCATCCACCCAAGGCACGACAACGAGATGAGACCCCACCAAATCGAAGGCTTCAAGTTCCTATGCAACAACCTCGCATCAAACGAGCCAGGCGGATGCATCCTAGCACACGCGCCGGGCTCAGGCAAAACATTCCTCCTCATCAGCTTCCTCCAAAGCTTCATGGCCATGGATCCGCAAGCCAAACCGCTCATAGTCCTCCCAAAGGGTATCATAGAGTCTTGGAAGAGAGAGTTCACTAAATGGGCGGTGGAGGACATCCCTCTCTATGATCTCTACAGCGTCAAAGCCGAATCAAGAAGACAACAACTAAAGGTGTTGAGAGAATGGGTTGAAGAGAGAAGCATACTCTTTCTCGGTTACCAACAGTTCGCAAAGATCATATGCGATGATAGCAttaacatagatgatgaagtgtcAGAAGATTGTAAACGTATTCTCCTCGAGAAGCCGACGCTGCTTATCCTCGACGAAGGACACACGTCGAGGAATAAGGAGACGAACTTGCTTATCTCCCTTGCACGCGTCAAGACTCGTAGGAAAGTGGTTCTCACGGGGACATTGTTTCAGAACAACGTTGAGGAAGTGTTTAACATTTTAAACCTAGTCCGTCCCAAGTTCTTGAAGCGTCACCGAGAGATTGTTTCTCGCATCATGAGCAAGGCGGAGATACCTAGCGGCAAACATATGAACCAGAGTAGTATTGAAAACACTTTCTTCGCTGCGGTGGAGCTTACACTGAGTAGAGAGAGTTCAGCTAAAGCGAGTATGATTAAGGATCTGCGCGAGATGACACGTCACGTCTTGCATTATCACAAAGCGGACTTCAAGGGATTGCTTCCAGGGCTTAGTGAGTTCACTGTGATGCTCAACTTGAGCCCGCTTCAGAGAGATGAAATCAAAGGCCTTAGGGAGATGGATTTGTTCAAGCAGATCTCTCTCGGTGCTGCTTTGTACATACACCCGAAGCTTAAAGCCTTCTTGGAGGCAAACCCTTCGAACGGAGAAAAAGGTTTCGCTGATAACTTGCTGAAGAAGCTAGATACCTTGCTGAAGAAGATTAACGTTAAAGACGGCGCCAAGATGAAGTTCTTCCTCAACCTTGTGTCTCtctgcgagtcaacgggtgagaaGCTGTTGGTGTTCAGCCATTACATCATCCCTCTCAAGACTCTCGAGAGGCTCATGACCCTGACGAAAAGATGGAGGGTGGGGAAAGAGATGTTCACCATCACAGGCGACTCGAGCAGCGGGGAGAGAGAGATGTCCATGGAGAGGTTCAACACCTCTCCGGACGCTAGAGTGTTTTTCGGATCGATCAAAGCATGTGGAGAAGGGATCTCATTGGTGGGTGCGTCTAGGGTGCTGATTCTCGACGTTCATCTAAACCCTTCGGTGACTCAGCAGGCTGTGGCTAGAGCTTATAGGCCGGGGCAGAAGAGGAGAGTGTATGCGTACAGGCTTGTGGCTGCGGATTCGCCGGAGGAGGAGAGCTATGAGACGTGTTCGAGGAAGGAGATGATGTCTAAGATGTGGTTTGAGTGGAACGTTGGGTGTGGAGGAGGGAGAgatgagtttgggtttaggggcgTGGATGTTGATCAGTCTGGTGATGTGTTTCTTGAGACGACTAAGATGAAAGAAGATATCAAGAGTTTATATACTAGGTGA